The following DNA comes from Corynebacterium atrinae.
GCGTTTTCCATCCTCGCCGGTGTGGATCCGGCCGTGGGCCTGTTCTCCTCGGTGGTCATGGCTATCGTCATCGCCTTCACCGGTGGACGCCCGGCGATGATCACCGGTGCGACCGGGGCAATTGCCCTGGTCATCGCGCCGGTGGCCCGGGACCACGGGCTTGACTACTTCATCGCCACCGTCCTGCTCGGTGGTGTCATGCAGATCGTGCTCGCTGCCCTGGGAGTGGCGAAACTCCAGCGTTTCATCCCCCGGTCGGTGATGCTCGGCTTCGTCAACGCCCTGGGCATCATGATCTTCACCGCCCAGCTCGAGCACCTGATCGATGTGCCCTGGCTGGTCTACCCGCTGGTGGCCGCCGGCATTGCCATCATGATCTTCTGGCCGAAGGTCACCGGTGTTATCCCCGCACCCCTGATCACCATCATCGTGCTCACCGGCCTGGTCATCGCCACCACCCTGGCGGTGCCGACTGTCTCGGACATGGGCCAGATGCCGCAGTCCCTGCCGGACCTGTTCATCCCCGATGTGCCGCTGAACCTGGAGACCCTGCAGATCATCGCTCCGTACGCTCTGGCCCTGGCGATCGTCGGTCTGATGGAGTCGCTGATGACCGCCAAGCTCGTCGACGACATCACCGACGTCCACTCCGATAAAACCCGCGAGTCCTGGGGACTGGGCGTGGCCAACGTCGCCTCCGGTTTCTTCGGCGGCATGGGCGGGTGCGCCATGATCGGCCAGACGATGATCAACGTCCGCGAGTCCAAGGCCCGGACCCGTCTGTCGACCCTGCTGTCGGGTGTGTTCCTGCTCATCCTCGTTCTCGCCCTGGGCGATATCGTCGGCATGATCCCCATGGCCGCCCTCGTGGCGATCATGATCATGGTTGCCATCGGCACCGTCGACTGGCACTCCGTGCACCCGCGCACCCTCAAGCTCATGCCGGTCTCCGAGACCATCGTCATGGCCGTGACCATCATCGCCACCCTGGCCACCCACAACCTGGCCATCGGTGTCGTCCTCGGCGTGGTCACCGCAATGATCATGTTCGCCCGCCGGGTCGCCCACCTGGTGCGCATCGAGATGGTCCGCGAACTCGACGTCGACCACGACGGCCAGATCGACATCCGCACCTACCGGGTGCACGGCCAGCTGTTTTGGGCCTCGAGCAATGACCTGGTCTACCAGTTCGACTACAACGACACCGCCGACCACATCATCATCGACATGATGATGGCCGAAATCTGGGACGCCTCCACCGTGGCCACCCTGGATGCGATCACCCAGAAATTCCAGGACAAGGGCAAAACCGTCGAGATCATCGGCCTCGACGGGCCCAGTGAACGCCGCCTGGAGCAGCTGTCCGGCCGCCTCGGCACCGGCCACTGACCACCACCCACCACGACTCTCCACCAGCCCCGGGGGCTGCGGCCCCACCGGGCTGCAGCCCCCCCCCTTTTTTTCTTCTACCCCCGATAAGGACTGCTCTAGTGTCTCCTCCCACCCGCACGCCTTCGGTCATGATCGTCCTGGGACTGGCCGTGACCGTGATCACCTCCGCGGTGGCCATGTGGCAGGCCGCCACCGGTTTCCTCATCGACCTGGCCGTGTTCCAGGACGCCGGCAAGGCGCTGCTGGCCGGCGATGACCTCTACTCCGAACACTTCCCCACCCGCTCAGGACTGCGTTTTATCTACCCGCCGTTTGCCGCCGTGCTGTTTACCCCCCTGGTGCTTGGGGGCCAAGCGGTGGTGCAGGTGCTGTGGACCTTAGCGACGATCCTGGCGATCGGGGCGATCCTGGCGATGGTGGCCACCCGTCTGCACCTGGCCCGCCCCCACCTGATCGCCGCCGCCCTGACCGGTGTGGCCCTGCTGTTTGAGCCGATCCGCTCCAACCTCGGCTTCGGCCAGATCAACATCTTCCTCTTCCTCCTGATCACCGCCGACGTCCTGGGCTTTACCCCCCGCCGGTTCCGCGGCGTGCTGCTGGGCGTGGCCGCCGGCATCAAGATCACCCCGGCCGCCTTCGGCGTCCTCTTCCTCGTCCGCGGTGACTGGGCCGCACTCGCCCGCTCCGTTGCCACCGTCGCGGCGACCATCCTCATCGGGTTGATGGTGCGGACGCAGGAATCGGTGTACTTCTGGACCCACGAATTCTTCGTCACCGACCGGGGTGGGTCCGCCGACTTCATCCGTAACCAGGCGGTCAGCGGGTGGCTGGCCCGGGCCGGGGTCACCGACCCCGCCCTCAGCATCGCCACGATGGCACTGTTTATCCTCGCCGCTGCCGTGGCGATCTGGGGTGCCTGGCGCCTGACCCGCCGTCACCGCCCGGTCGAAGCCTTCGCCCTGGTCAGCCTCGCGGTGTTCGTCGCTTCCCCGGTGGCGGTGACCCACCACTGGTCCGGGGTCATCATCGCACTGCCACTCCTG
Coding sequences within:
- a CDS encoding SulP family inorganic anion transporter, giving the protein MTETTTVPAGTAPTPEGTNAPTGVVASFRYAFSSPTRIRTEVLAGLAVALALIPEAIAFSILAGVDPAVGLFSSVVMAIVIAFTGGRPAMITGATGAIALVIAPVARDHGLDYFIATVLLGGVMQIVLAALGVAKLQRFIPRSVMLGFVNALGIMIFTAQLEHLIDVPWLVYPLVAAGIAIMIFWPKVTGVIPAPLITIIVLTGLVIATTLAVPTVSDMGQMPQSLPDLFIPDVPLNLETLQIIAPYALALAIVGLMESLMTAKLVDDITDVHSDKTRESWGLGVANVASGFFGGMGGCAMIGQTMINVRESKARTRLSTLLSGVFLLILVLALGDIVGMIPMAALVAIMIMVAIGTVDWHSVHPRTLKLMPVSETIVMAVTIIATLATHNLAIGVVLGVVTAMIMFARRVAHLVRIEMVRELDVDHDGQIDIRTYRVHGQLFWASSNDLVYQFDYNDTADHIIIDMMMAEIWDASTVATLDAITQKFQDKGKTVEIIGLDGPSERRLEQLSGRLGTGH
- a CDS encoding glycosyltransferase 87 family protein, which codes for MSPPTRTPSVMIVLGLAVTVITSAVAMWQAATGFLIDLAVFQDAGKALLAGDDLYSEHFPTRSGLRFIYPPFAAVLFTPLVLGGQAVVQVLWTLATILAIGAILAMVATRLHLARPHLIAAALTGVALLFEPIRSNLGFGQINIFLFLLITADVLGFTPRRFRGVLLGVAAGIKITPAAFGVLFLVRGDWAALARSVATVAATILIGLMVRTQESVYFWTHEFFVTDRGGSADFIRNQAVSGWLARAGVTDPALSIATMALFILAAAVAIWGAWRLTRRHRPVEAFALVSLAVFVASPVAVTHHWSGVIIALPLLLATRPPLLRASLVALILAHLIGVHQYADLTAHTGWTAAGHWLLGITQGVTGLLVMVVLLALPRPPAIPRHSSPAELVSVAR